From one Halothece sp. PCC 7418 genomic stretch:
- a CDS encoding ABC transporter permease: protein MISPLDRKLFRELCQQWGQLSAIALVVACGIACFVLMRSAYHSLNLTQTAYYEQYRFGEVFAELKRAPQWLEEEIAVIEGVAQVQTRIVADVTLDVPELDEPASGRLISLPKHRDRMLNDLFIRHPGEYPDPQQSEEVLVSEAFANANNLKLQDQIGAILNGRWQALQLSGIALSPEYIYAVSGSGSLYPDDQRFGIIWMNESALANAFDLDGAFNSVALTLMPGANETAVISQLDDLLDPYGGLGAYGRDDQVSHRIISDEIKSLEVSATILPTLFLAIAAFLLHVLLSRLIATQRQQIAVLKAFGYSNWQVGWHYLKFILVVFSLGAILGVGLGLQLGYGLTQVYTDFFHFPLLRYEAGLPLVVAALLVSGGAACIGGLMAVRSAIALPPAQGMRPEPPATFRPTLIEQLGLQRFFSPAGRIILRNLERRPVRASLSILGIAVSVAILLTGFYLRDALDWLMTVQFQVIQREDVTLIFNQPRSQRSLYDLNHLPGILYAEEFRMVPARLRHQHYQHRLAITGLPLAGELRQLIDRQLHPVPLPPDGLVLTNKLAEMLHLQPGDFVEVEVLEGAQPKRKIQVTGLVDEMVGLSAYMNLEALNQMMREGRTISGAYAIIDRAQEERLYHQLKQTPVIEGVSFRDALIESFEEISGENMQMMTGILVIFSCIITFSVVYNSARIALSERGRELASLRIMGFTQTEIALILLGEQAILILLAIPVGIGFGLGLSALMVQAYDSELYRLPFVISRATYGFTTLTVIIAGLISGVIIYRQLQKLDLIAVLKTRE from the coding sequence ATGATTTCTCCTTTAGATCGCAAACTCTTTCGGGAGTTGTGCCAACAATGGGGACAACTGAGCGCGATCGCGCTGGTAGTAGCTTGTGGTATTGCTTGTTTTGTCTTGATGCGGAGTGCTTACCATTCCCTCAATCTCACCCAAACTGCTTATTATGAGCAGTATCGCTTTGGAGAAGTCTTTGCTGAATTGAAACGCGCCCCGCAATGGCTAGAGGAAGAAATTGCAGTAATTGAGGGCGTGGCGCAAGTCCAAACTCGCATTGTTGCTGATGTCACCCTTGATGTTCCCGAATTAGATGAACCCGCCAGTGGACGCTTGATTTCTTTACCGAAACACCGCGACCGAATGCTCAATGATTTATTTATTCGGCATCCGGGAGAATATCCTGATCCGCAACAGTCAGAGGAGGTATTAGTCAGTGAAGCCTTTGCCAATGCGAATAATCTAAAACTGCAAGATCAAATTGGCGCAATTCTGAACGGACGCTGGCAGGCTCTACAACTCTCAGGAATTGCCCTTTCTCCCGAGTATATCTATGCCGTTTCTGGGAGTGGGAGTCTATACCCTGATGATCAACGCTTTGGCATTATTTGGATGAATGAAAGTGCTTTAGCCAACGCCTTTGATCTCGATGGGGCATTTAATAGCGTTGCCCTGACTTTAATGCCTGGGGCAAATGAAACGGCAGTTATTTCACAGTTAGATGACTTGCTCGATCCCTACGGGGGATTAGGGGCGTATGGCAGAGACGATCAAGTATCGCATCGGATTATTAGTGATGAAATCAAAAGTTTAGAAGTTTCCGCTACGATTCTGCCCACTCTCTTTCTCGCGATCGCTGCATTTTTATTGCACGTTTTACTGTCTCGCCTCATTGCCACGCAACGACAACAGATTGCAGTGCTCAAAGCCTTTGGTTACAGCAATTGGCAAGTGGGTTGGCATTACCTGAAATTTATTCTGGTTGTCTTCAGTTTGGGAGCAATTTTAGGAGTCGGATTAGGATTACAACTGGGATATGGCTTAACGCAAGTCTATACCGATTTTTTCCATTTTCCCTTATTGCGTTACGAAGCGGGTTTACCATTAGTAGTTGCTGCCTTACTCGTGAGTGGTGGGGCAGCTTGTATTGGCGGTTTGATGGCAGTTCGCAGCGCGATCGCGCTTCCCCCCGCCCAAGGAATGCGACCCGAACCCCCCGCAACCTTTCGCCCCACTCTCATTGAACAATTGGGCTTACAACGGTTCTTTTCCCCTGCTGGACGGATTATATTACGCAATTTAGAACGTCGTCCTGTTCGCGCCAGTTTATCCATTTTAGGCATTGCTGTTTCTGTGGCGATTCTCCTCACTGGGTTTTATTTACGAGATGCCCTAGATTGGCTAATGACAGTACAGTTTCAAGTGATCCAGCGTGAGGATGTCACCTTAATTTTCAATCAACCCCGTTCTCAACGCAGTCTATATGACCTCAATCATCTCCCTGGAATCCTCTATGCGGAAGAATTTCGGATGGTTCCCGCCCGTCTGCGCCACCAGCATTATCAACATCGTCTTGCAATTACTGGCTTACCCCTAGCAGGGGAATTGCGCCAACTCATTGATCGGCAATTGCATCCAGTTCCCTTACCCCCAGACGGGTTAGTCTTAACCAATAAACTCGCAGAAATGCTCCATCTACAACCAGGAGACTTTGTAGAAGTGGAAGTCTTAGAAGGCGCACAACCTAAACGAAAAATCCAAGTGACGGGCTTAGTGGATGAAATGGTTGGGTTATCCGCTTACATGAATCTTGAGGCTTTAAACCAGATGATGCGCGAAGGTCGGACGATTTCTGGGGCGTATGCCATTATTGATCGCGCTCAAGAAGAACGCCTGTATCATCAATTAAAACAAACGCCTGTGATTGAAGGGGTTTCCTTTCGGGATGCACTGATCGAGAGTTTTGAAGAAATTAGTGGGGAAAATATGCAAATGATGACGGGAATCCTCGTTATTTTCTCCTGTATAATCACCTTTAGTGTGGTTTATAACTCCGCCCGCATTGCCCTTTCTGAGCGAGGTCGGGAGTTAGCTAGTCTCAGAATTATGGGCTTTACGCAAACTGAAATTGCTCTGATTTTATTGGGAGAACAGGCGATTCTCATCCTGTTAGCGATTCCCGTTGGCATTGGCTTTGGTCTGGGGTTATCTGCTTTAATGGTTCAAGCATACGATTCGGAATTATATCGTTTGCCCTTCGTCATAAGTCGCGCCACTTATGGTTTCACTACCCTCACCGTGATCATTGCGGGTCTAATTTCTGGTGTCATTATCTATCGTCAACTGCAAAAACTTGATTTAATTGCAGTTCTCAAAACCCGAGAGTGA
- a CDS encoding efflux RND transporter periplasmic adaptor subunit, with protein sequence MKLSQLRPQFFRSEESSGNGVTPPKKRFRWRPWLYLLGGLGITSVIFFLFRPSPIVVEVATVKREELSVTITEEGETRVRDRYVVSSPVAGYLQRLELEEGDTITAGEMIAQIDPLILDSEVQSLLAEIESLKAEKSGVGTLRPKSAALVQAEANISATESQISASKAVIEELKARLQQAKHDRARAEFLRQQGAISQQALESAQLNETAIAQNLAVAQQNLNRAQAELQRTKARREELQAEQQDPDYLLAVYDAQIRSLEAQLAERTDRAQRTNINAPSNGQVLRIHQKSEQYVEAGVPLLELGNPQKLELVVDVLSTDATQIQPRDRVLIDQWGGDEPLVGTVRRIEPAAFTKVSALGVEEQRVNIIIDFANIPENLGDQYRVEAQIVVWEEDNVLQVPISSLFRCEEGWCVFTAENGKAQRTPIEIGQRNNLSAQVKSGIEAGEQVILYPSERIEAGTKINPSL encoded by the coding sequence ATGAAACTTTCCCAGTTACGTCCTCAATTTTTCCGTTCTGAAGAAAGCTCAGGAAATGGTGTCACTCCTCCCAAAAAACGCTTTCGATGGCGACCTTGGCTTTATCTTCTCGGTGGGCTAGGCATAACCAGTGTGATATTCTTCCTCTTTCGTCCCAGTCCAATAGTCGTCGAGGTTGCAACGGTTAAACGAGAAGAACTCTCCGTAACCATTACAGAAGAAGGGGAAACCCGAGTGCGCGATCGGTATGTGGTTTCTTCGCCCGTTGCTGGCTATTTGCAGCGTCTTGAATTAGAGGAAGGAGATACCATTACTGCGGGTGAAATGATCGCTCAAATTGATCCCCTCATTTTAGATAGTGAAGTGCAATCTCTACTTGCTGAAATTGAAAGTCTCAAAGCCGAAAAATCAGGCGTTGGAACTCTCCGCCCCAAAAGTGCTGCTTTGGTTCAAGCTGAGGCAAATATTTCCGCCACAGAAAGCCAAATTTCTGCCTCAAAAGCAGTGATTGAGGAACTCAAGGCTCGATTGCAACAAGCGAAACACGATCGCGCAAGAGCGGAATTTCTCCGCCAACAAGGCGCAATTTCCCAACAAGCCCTAGAATCCGCCCAACTCAATGAAACCGCGATCGCGCAAAATTTAGCAGTTGCTCAACAAAATCTCAATCGCGCCCAAGCTGAACTCCAACGCACAAAAGCCCGTCGAGAGGAACTACAAGCAGAACAACAAGATCCCGACTATCTTTTAGCCGTCTATGACGCACAAATTCGGAGTTTAGAAGCTCAACTCGCTGAACGAACCGATCGCGCCCAACGCACCAATATTAACGCCCCCAGCAATGGTCAAGTGTTACGGATTCACCAAAAAAGTGAACAATATGTGGAAGCGGGTGTCCCCTTATTAGAACTCGGTAATCCCCAAAAGTTAGAACTGGTTGTTGATGTGCTTTCCACGGATGCAACTCAAATTCAACCGCGCGATCGCGTTTTAATTGACCAATGGGGAGGCGATGAACCATTAGTGGGAACAGTCAGAAGAATTGAACCCGCAGCCTTTACGAAAGTTTCTGCTTTGGGTGTCGAAGAACAACGGGTCAACATCATTATTGATTTTGCTAATATCCCCGAAAATTTAGGGGATCAATATCGGGTAGAAGCGCAAATTGTGGTCTGGGAAGAAGACAATGTTCTACAAGTTCCCATTAGTTCCTTATTTCGCTGCGAAGAAGGCTGGTGTGTCTTCACCGCAGAAAATGGAAAAGCCCAACGCACCCCTATTGAAATCGGACAACGCAATAATCTTTCCGCGCAAGTTAAATCGGGCATAGAAGCGGGAGAACAAGTGATTCTCTATCCCTCCGAACGCATTGAAGCAGGAACGAAGATTAATCCCTCACTCTAG
- a CDS encoding tetratricopeptide repeat protein, translating into MKLQFLKPKRLATLLISTVIILFMTFVPAAASWAQSQSSALEQGITAYRQGDYQTAIAAFDEAINDNLEAEKAYYFRGVSYLELGEIEKAIADQTKVLKLNPDNAGAYYDRALAQTQLQEYEKAVADYDRAIDLKPDQERIYLNRGIAHAQQGKLESAIADYNQAIELNADLADAYANRGVTRAAMGEKDSAIADLEKAGELYQEQGNQQLYETIQQTIDKLE; encoded by the coding sequence ATGAAACTTCAATTTCTAAAGCCGAAACGGTTAGCAACTCTTCTCATTTCCACTGTTATCATTCTGTTCATGACTTTTGTTCCTGCTGCAGCAAGTTGGGCGCAATCTCAGTCATCTGCGCTGGAACAAGGAATTACAGCCTATCGACAAGGAGACTATCAAACAGCCATAGCAGCCTTTGATGAAGCAATCAACGATAATTTAGAAGCAGAAAAAGCCTATTATTTTCGAGGCGTTAGTTATTTAGAATTGGGAGAAATAGAGAAAGCGATCGCGGATCAGACGAAAGTGCTTAAACTGAATCCAGATAATGCTGGGGCTTACTACGATCGCGCTTTAGCCCAGACCCAACTACAGGAGTATGAAAAGGCGGTTGCTGATTATGATCGCGCAATTGATCTGAAACCAGATCAAGAGCGAATCTATCTCAATCGAGGAATTGCTCATGCTCAACAAGGGAAATTAGAAAGCGCGATCGCGGATTACAACCAAGCCATTGAATTAAATGCGGATTTAGCGGATGCTTATGCTAATCGCGGTGTTACTCGGGCAGCAATGGGCGAAAAAGACAGCGCGATCGCGGATTTGGAAAAGGCAGGTGAATTATACCAAGAACAAGGGAATCAGCAACTGTATGAAACGATACAGCAAACCATCGATAAACTAGAGTGA
- a CDS encoding exopolysaccharide biosynthesis protein produces MAKLSRELHRYFCEEERADQIDLADFLELTKERIFGFLFVILSLPSALPVPAPGYSIPFGIVMFLLASQMALGAQEPWLPQRVRDHQLDLKKVQGLITKGVPWLQRLENLSRPRFSYICTSLGGRIILGSAIALMSISMMIPIPGTNTLPAIGIFIIGFGLQEDDGIICLLGLAVCSLALVVVLGILIGGFSLIDYLKDSLTNYSSFHAS; encoded by the coding sequence ATGGCAAAATTATCTCGTGAGTTGCATCGCTATTTTTGCGAAGAAGAAAGGGCGGATCAAATTGATTTAGCAGACTTTTTAGAATTAACAAAAGAACGAATTTTTGGGTTTTTATTTGTGATTCTTTCTCTGCCGTCGGCACTGCCAGTTCCTGCTCCAGGTTATTCGATTCCCTTTGGAATCGTCATGTTTTTATTAGCCAGTCAAATGGCATTAGGAGCGCAAGAACCTTGGCTTCCGCAACGAGTTCGTGATCATCAATTAGACTTAAAAAAAGTGCAGGGATTAATTACAAAAGGAGTCCCTTGGTTGCAGCGTTTAGAAAATTTATCTCGCCCTCGTTTCAGTTATATTTGTACCAGTCTTGGTGGTCGAATTATTTTAGGAAGCGCGATCGCGCTGATGTCAATTTCTATGATGATTCCCATTCCAGGAACAAATACATTGCCCGCCATTGGCATTTTTATTATTGGTTTTGGTTTACAAGAAGATGATGGGATAATCTGTTTACTGGGATTAGCGGTTTGTTCGTTAGCACTGGTTGTCGTGTTAGGAATTTTGATTGGTGGGTTTAGTCTGATTGATTACTTAAAAGATAGTTTGACGAACTATAGCAGTTTTCACGCTTCTTGA
- the sds gene encoding solanesyl diphosphate synthase, with amino-acid sequence MTSVTSLFAPVDEDLRLLTDNLKQLVGARHPILGAAAEHLFGAGGKRLRPAIVLLASRATMVEQDLTSYHRRLAEITEMIHTASLVHDDVVDDSETRRNVATVNSLFGNRIAVLAGDFLFAQSSWYLANLDNLAVVKLLSEVIRDFAEGEIRQGLSQFDVDLSITDYLEKSYYKTASLMANSIKAAGILSGASADVCDQLYHYGRNFGLAFQIVDDILDFTATSEVLGKPACSDLKSGNLTAPVLYAFEEKPELKELVDNEFTGEGELERAIALVKESNGIDRTRELAAHHSKVAVECIDKALKDSESTRALRELADYILRRLY; translated from the coding sequence ATGACCTCTGTAACATCCTTATTTGCTCCTGTTGATGAAGACCTGCGCTTATTGACAGATAACCTCAAACAACTTGTCGGAGCGCGTCACCCAATCCTTGGTGCGGCAGCAGAACATTTATTTGGGGCTGGCGGAAAACGTTTACGCCCTGCAATCGTCTTGTTAGCTTCTCGGGCAACGATGGTCGAGCAAGATTTAACCTCCTATCATAGACGGTTAGCTGAAATTACAGAAATGATCCACACCGCAAGTTTGGTTCATGATGATGTGGTAGATGACTCAGAAACCCGCCGTAATGTTGCCACGGTGAATAGTCTGTTTGGCAATCGGATCGCTGTGCTAGCAGGAGATTTTCTCTTTGCTCAATCCTCTTGGTATTTAGCAAATTTGGATAACTTAGCGGTGGTGAAACTGCTGTCTGAGGTAATTCGGGATTTTGCGGAAGGGGAAATTCGTCAGGGGTTGAGTCAATTTGATGTGGATTTATCCATTACTGATTATCTCGAAAAAAGTTACTACAAAACAGCCTCTTTGATGGCAAATAGCATTAAAGCTGCTGGAATTTTGAGTGGTGCTTCTGCTGATGTTTGCGATCAGCTTTATCATTATGGACGGAATTTTGGTTTAGCGTTCCAGATTGTTGATGATATTCTAGATTTCACGGCGACCAGTGAAGTATTGGGAAAACCAGCTTGTTCTGATCTCAAAAGTGGTAACTTGACAGCACCGGTGCTTTATGCGTTTGAAGAAAAGCCAGAGTTGAAAGAGTTAGTGGATAATGAGTTTACTGGTGAGGGAGAATTAGAACGCGCGATCGCGCTGGTGAAAGAAAGCAACGGCATTGACCGCACCCGAGAACTTGCAGCCCATCATAGTAAAGTGGCGGTAGAATGTATCGATAAAGCTCTGAAAGATTCTGAATCGACACGAGCCCTAAGAGAACTTGCCGATTATATTTTACGACGATTGTATTAA
- a CDS encoding uracil-DNA glycosylase family protein, translating to MTDPEQTNLFENSPSTSPQQWEQIPFDPQVPIVPGTYPSLEQLADHCRQCQRCGLAQTRTQVVVSRGNPKADVMVIGEAPGQSEDEQGLPFVGKSGQLLDKILASVELSPEEDVYISNIVKCRPPENRNPSAPEIAACKPYLLEQISLVAPKIILLTGATALKGLTGEKKGISKIRGQWLEWEGYAAMAIFHPAYLLRNPSREKGKPKWLMWQDMQAVRQKLDQMRKHSVSL from the coding sequence ATGACTGACCCTGAACAAACGAATCTTTTTGAGAATTCTCCTTCAACTTCTCCACAACAGTGGGAGCAAATCCCTTTTGATCCTCAAGTGCCGATTGTGCCAGGCACTTATCCAAGTCTGGAGCAACTTGCCGATCATTGTCGCCAATGCCAACGTTGTGGCTTAGCTCAAACTCGGACACAAGTGGTTGTCAGTCGTGGAAACCCGAAGGCAGATGTCATGGTCATTGGTGAAGCACCAGGGCAAAGTGAAGATGAACAGGGGTTACCCTTTGTTGGCAAGTCTGGACAGTTATTAGATAAGATTCTCGCTTCCGTTGAGCTTAGTCCAGAAGAGGATGTTTATATCTCCAACATTGTCAAGTGTCGTCCGCCAGAAAACCGTAATCCCTCAGCGCCAGAAATTGCTGCCTGTAAACCTTATTTACTCGAACAAATTAGTCTCGTTGCTCCTAAAATTATTCTCTTGACTGGTGCAACTGCTTTAAAGGGTTTGACTGGAGAAAAAAAAGGAATTAGCAAGATTCGTGGTCAATGGCTGGAGTGGGAAGGTTATGCGGCCATGGCAATTTTTCATCCCGCTTATTTGTTAAGAAATCCGTCCCGAGAGAAAGGGAAACCGAAGTGGTTAATGTGGCAAGATATGCAAGCTGTCAGACAAAAATTAGATCAGATGAGAAAACATAGTGTAAGTCTCTAA
- a CDS encoding RNA polymerase sigma factor SigF gives MSSLTSGHLKQNSLELLRIYQSDQNPKIRNQIVELNIGLVRKEAHHWVNQCNESYEDLIQVGCMGLIRAIERFELSKGNAFSSFAIPYIRGEIQHYLRDRSTSVKIPRRWLELRQQASKVTCQLRSQLKREPTDHEIALQLNVSLKEWQDIKLAAKNREPLSLDMPMGSGDGEESTSLGELVPDAQYRSFQLAQEDQIRLQQGLIGLEERTRKVLEFVFLHDLTQKEAAEVLGVSVVTVSRRLKKGINLLKNKMS, from the coding sequence ATGTCTTCCTTGACCTCTGGACACCTGAAACAAAATAGCTTGGAGTTACTAAGGATTTACCAAAGTGATCAAAATCCGAAAATTCGGAATCAGATTGTTGAACTGAACATTGGCTTAGTCCGCAAAGAAGCCCATCATTGGGTCAACCAATGCAATGAAAGTTACGAAGATTTAATTCAGGTGGGTTGCATGGGATTAATCCGTGCGATCGAGCGGTTTGAACTGTCAAAAGGGAATGCTTTTAGTTCCTTTGCTATCCCTTACATTCGAGGGGAGATTCAACACTATTTGCGCGATCGCAGCACTTCAGTTAAAATCCCCAGACGCTGGTTAGAACTCAGACAACAGGCGAGCAAAGTGACTTGCCAATTGCGCTCTCAGTTGAAACGTGAGCCCACCGATCACGAAATTGCTCTTCAACTCAATGTTTCCCTAAAAGAATGGCAAGACATCAAACTTGCTGCTAAAAATCGAGAACCCTTGAGTTTAGATATGCCCATGGGTTCAGGAGATGGAGAGGAAAGCACTAGCCTAGGAGAGTTAGTTCCTGATGCTCAGTATCGGAGTTTTCAACTCGCTCAAGAAGACCAAATTCGATTACAACAAGGATTAATTGGACTCGAAGAACGGACGCGAAAAGTTTTAGAGTTTGTTTTCCTTCATGACCTGACTCAAAAAGAGGCAGCGGAGGTTTTAGGAGTGAGTGTAGTTACCGTATCCCGTCGTTTGAAAAAAGGGATTAACCTGCTGAAAAACAAAATGTCATAG
- the frr gene encoding ribosome recycling factor produces MKLSDVENKMKKSIDATQQSFNSLRTGRANASVLDRVMVEYYGMETPLKSLANISTPDATTITIQPYDKGSLEQIEKAISMSDVGLTPNNDGEMVRLNIPPLTSERRQELVKIAGKYAEEGRVSIRNIRRDAIEEVRKAEKNHELSEDEAHDIQEKIQKLTDKYVSKVDELLKAKEEDITTV; encoded by the coding sequence ATGAAATTATCAGATGTCGAAAATAAAATGAAAAAGTCTATTGATGCGACACAACAGTCCTTCAATAGTTTACGCACGGGACGGGCAAATGCCTCAGTTCTTGATCGCGTCATGGTCGAATACTATGGCATGGAAACCCCACTCAAATCCCTAGCCAATATCAGTACGCCAGATGCAACCACAATCACCATTCAACCTTACGATAAAGGGAGTTTAGAACAAATTGAAAAAGCCATTTCCATGTCTGATGTGGGTTTAACGCCCAATAATGATGGTGAAATGGTACGGTTAAACATTCCCCCTCTGACCAGTGAGCGTCGCCAAGAATTGGTCAAAATTGCGGGGAAATATGCGGAAGAAGGACGGGTTTCCATTCGCAATATCCGTCGCGATGCTATTGAAGAAGTCCGTAAGGCAGAAAAAAATCATGAACTGTCGGAAGACGAAGCTCATGATATTCAGGAAAAGATCCAAAAACTAACGGATAAGTATGTCAGTAAGGTAGATGAACTCTTAAAAGCCAAAGAAGAAGACATCACCACTGTTTAA
- the pyrH gene encoding UMP kinase has product MSYKRVLLKLSGEALMGTQQYGIDPTVVSEIAQEVADIVKTGIEIAIVVGGGNIFRGVKAASAGMDRATADYIGMIATVMNALTLQDALEQVGIPTRVQSAITMQQVAEPYIRRRAIRHLEKKRVVIFAAGSGNPFFTTDTTAALRAAEIDAEILFKATQVDGVYDSDPHTNPDARLFEHLTYTYVLTQNLRVMDGSAIALCRDNNIPIVVFNLLQRGNIMRVVQGETVGTLVGGPK; this is encoded by the coding sequence ATGAGTTACAAACGGGTTTTACTAAAATTAAGTGGGGAAGCCTTAATGGGCACCCAACAATACGGCATTGACCCGACTGTGGTCAGTGAAATTGCTCAAGAAGTTGCTGACATCGTGAAAACTGGCATTGAAATCGCAATTGTCGTCGGTGGAGGCAATATTTTTCGGGGGGTGAAAGCAGCATCAGCGGGAATGGATCGAGCAACGGCTGATTATATTGGCATGATTGCTACGGTGATGAATGCTTTGACCTTGCAAGATGCCTTAGAACAAGTTGGGATTCCCACTAGAGTCCAAAGTGCTATTACCATGCAACAAGTTGCTGAACCTTACATTCGGCGACGAGCGATTCGACATTTGGAAAAAAAACGAGTCGTTATTTTTGCAGCTGGTTCTGGGAATCCCTTTTTTACCACGGATACCACCGCAGCCCTGCGAGCAGCAGAGATTGATGCGGAAATCTTATTTAAGGCAACGCAAGTGGATGGGGTCTATGATAGTGATCCCCACACCAATCCTGATGCTCGTTTATTTGAACATCTCACCTATACCTATGTTCTCACTCAAAACTTGCGAGTGATGGATGGGAGCGCGATCGCGCTGTGTCGGGATAATAACATTCCTATTGTTGTTTTTAATCTTCTACAACGCGGAAACATTATGCGCGTTGTCCAAGGAGAAACTGTTGGAACATTGGTCGGAGGCCCCAAATGA
- a CDS encoding COP23 domain-containing protein, giving the protein MKPQVLAIFTLATLTSATLPSYAQEIDERDATGSTSQTQKIFYCDTSQEIPRTFMTVQIDSDQLKPLPMINWLSQYFESEDEALSLCHEVSQKLQGLYEAGELNSLSLVAGNVGDEAVVFIGEETETDCQRVLFTLDTDEEPKKAFNQLLTADFKPARVRGDFVTRLDFSLFNLL; this is encoded by the coding sequence ATGAAACCTCAAGTCTTAGCTATTTTCACTCTGGCTACCCTGACCAGTGCAACTTTGCCCTCTTACGCTCAAGAAATAGATGAAAGAGACGCAACTGGTTCTACTAGTCAAACCCAAAAAATTTTCTATTGTGATACTAGTCAAGAAATACCCCGTACTTTTATGACTGTACAGATAGATTCTGATCAATTAAAACCGCTTCCTATGATTAACTGGTTATCCCAATATTTTGAAAGTGAAGATGAGGCTCTTTCTCTTTGTCACGAAGTGTCTCAAAAACTACAAGGGTTGTATGAGGCTGGGGAATTGAACAGTTTATCCCTAGTGGCTGGAAACGTTGGTGACGAAGCAGTCGTTTTTATTGGAGAAGAAACAGAGACCGATTGTCAGCGCGTTCTCTTTACCTTGGATACTGATGAAGAACCGAAAAAAGCATTTAATCAACTCCTTACTGCTGACTTTAAACCGGCTCGCGTGCGGGGTGATTTCGTGACTCGCCTCGACTTTAGTCTTTTCAATTTGCTGTGA
- a CDS encoding COP23 domain-containing protein, translating to MKPQLLTVLTLGLLSSATSLPSYAQEMDEVDQTSPTVTTQEMFRCDVSQDPARTVITGMTNPENGNPVTLMNWSAQYFQSENEAQSLCQDVSQQLQTLYEAGELTNFSMVSGEWEGETVVCLKEGAEANCQRDRVLFTLDPSNSEAVLSELIAAEFKPAPTRGDYKTDLEVKFTFLDLLKSLGSSKENQES from the coding sequence ATGAAACCTCAACTCTTGACAGTGTTGACCCTTGGTCTCCTGAGTAGTGCAACTTCTTTGCCAAGTTATGCTCAGGAAATGGATGAGGTCGATCAAACTTCTCCTACAGTTACAACCCAAGAAATGTTTCGGTGTGATGTTAGCCAAGATCCAGCCCGTACTGTTATTACAGGGATGACTAATCCTGAGAATGGGAATCCCGTTACTTTAATGAATTGGTCGGCACAATATTTTCAATCCGAAAATGAAGCTCAGTCTCTGTGTCAAGATGTCTCCCAGCAGTTACAAACTTTATATGAAGCGGGAGAATTGACCAATTTCTCCATGGTCTCAGGTGAGTGGGAGGGAGAAACAGTGGTTTGTCTGAAAGAAGGAGCAGAAGCCAATTGTCAGCGCGATCGCGTTCTGTTTACTCTGGATCCAAGTAACTCAGAAGCGGTTTTATCGGAACTAATTGCTGCGGAATTCAAACCTGCTCCCACCCGTGGCGATTATAAAACTGACCTTGAGGTTAAGTTCACCTTTTTAGATTTGTTGAAAAGTCTTGGCTCTAGCAAAGAAAACCAAGAGTCGTGA